DNA from Apostichopus japonicus isolate 1M-3 chromosome 15, ASM3797524v1, whole genome shotgun sequence:
aaaatggtaaaatgttgcCTTTATAGCTTACAATTTTCCCATTCTCTTTTTCACATAAACTTTCAATGACCTGTAGTAACCTTTTGACACATTCCTCTGTCGTTGAGGATGCAAAGCTTCCACCCATGTCAGTCTGTACCCAGCCAGGATCCAGTGCCACTGCCATGATGTTGTCAGGTCTTAAATCAATGCTTAGTGACTTAGTAATCATGTTTAAAGTAGCCTAAACGGAAAAGAGTTAAAAATATTCAATTATTAAAAACCATTGTGAAATAATGTCATTGTCTAAGATTTGagagtaaacaaaatattgtgtTTTACAAATTACGTTAATGCAGGTAAATATGTTAATTTCAACAAACAGCACTCAAAATAAATGACAGGTATAGTTTTATCATATGTTGGTGGTGGTATCAAAGGCCTCAGTAACAAATAGCCGGAAAAATGTCTAAATATTTCATCGCAATGATTGAAAGCAGATTTTTTTCAGTTGAGTTTGCTCAATTTCATGATGCTATTCGATACTACAACAGAAAGACCCCACAACAATGTCTTTCAATTCTTACAACAGTAAGACCCCCACAGCAATGTATTTCAATCCTTACAACAGTAAGACCCCACAACAATCTATTTCAATTCTTACAACAGTAAGACCCCACAACAATCTATTTCAATTCTTACAACATTAAGACCCCACAACAATGTATTTCAATTCTTACAACAGTAAGACACCCACAACCATATGTTTCAATTCTTATAACAGTAACACCCCACAACAATGCTTTCAATTCTTGCAACAGTAAGACCCAACAGCAATGTATGTCCATTCTTACAATGTTAAGATGCTACCAAAATGTATTTCAATTATAAGACATTTCAAATTATGATATAAACAACGAACATTCatttttatgatgatgatgtttatCCACAACACACCTTAGATGCTCTATAGGAATATATGCCACCAGAAGTATTTCCTTCAATACTTCCATAGCCAGAAGTCAAATTGAGAACAGAATTATGGCCACCCAATGAAGACGCAGGATGAGATATAGACCCTTGTCTTAGAAGAGGGAGAAATTTCTGGGGAAAATTGGAAAAGACAAGACAGACATTTCTGATCAATGAACGCAATAGTTTCCAGTTAAACATAATTACCCAAAGTAAACGATTGCAAAAATAACACAACAAGTTGGCATAACATGGTGAATGTGGTTGTATCTTTGCTTGCAATTAATTTATTGACAATGTTGCCAAATACTCTCGTATCAACCTCATACCTGTGTAATGATTAAAGGACCTGTCTCATTCACATTAAAGTATGACTGCATCATATTCCTGCTGGTATTTTCTAGTGGTTCTGTATTATAGATTCCTGCATTGTTGATGAGAACATCAAGACCTTCATTACCAACAATATCAGAAACTTGTAACACTGCAGCGTCCACTGTTGCATCCTTGGTTACATCTAAAATGGatagaaagtttaaaaaaaatatatatatctttcatcaacacatactgtactataaTTTACTACTCCTACCACACACAGAAGCTTGCGCACATGTGAATGTATGATAAATATTATAGTTTTCTCTCAGCGGCAATTGCTTGTTATTATTCAATCTGCTAATTGTGATTATTCAATCTGAGTGTTACTGTTATACTCATCTAAAATAAACTAAATGCCATTGTGGTCTTCCTTAAGCATTTTGTTTCTGATttggaatacaatttcatttcAACAAGCAAAGCTTGAAACTTAGATACAATTCACAGCTGGCAGTAGGTAATATATACGGTAAACCTGAGTTCCTACCAAGTTCGAGTACTCTCACAGTTGAATTTGAGGCTGCAAACTGCTGTAGTACCtgtgaaaattaaaacaatat
Protein-coding regions in this window:
- the LOC139981274 gene encoding C-signal-like, which produces MRSILITGANRGIGLELIRKIVTEKNPQHVFAGCRNINKAEVLQQFAASNSTVRVLELDVTKDATVDAAVLQVSDIVGNEGLDVLINNAGIYNTEPLENTSRNMMQSYFNVNETGPLIITQKFLPLLRQGSISHPASSLGGHNSVLNLTSGYGSIEGNTSGGIYSYRASKATLNMITKSLSIDLRPDNIMAVALDPGWVQTDMGGSFASSTTEECVKRLLQVIESLCEKENGKIVSYKGNILPF